The Mucilaginibacter mallensis genome has a segment encoding these proteins:
- the tig gene encoding trigger factor, with translation MNISQEKIDNLNAILKINLNPEDYQPRVDKAIKDQAKKAKIPGFRPGMVPPAHIKRMYGKSILVDEINNLLSDTLNNYINEQQLEVLGQPLPQVDHSKEYNWDFADNFEFNYEVGLAPAFDIDFSSKDKITKYIIKVDDETLASRITNIRKSYGKMTNPDLSAGDDVLYSELVQLSPDGSVFEDGISNTTSVRLDQIQDAGIKAELIGLQKGAEVVFDIQKAFNNDAAKVAGLLKIEEDAAADLKSKFRLTVKNINRLEESDLNQEFFDKLFGEGVVTTEEEFKAKITEELETMMQQDAERKLQDEIYHYALDKVDFNLPDDFLKRWLKATNEQLSDDELQGGYSDFAKNLKWTLIENKIIKDQNIDIKYDEVFALAKQRLAQQFQMYSPQPIAEEQLAQYTVQYLQTKENANKIFEELKALKVFDYIKSVVTLNDKDILFTDFSKLVAEHKH, from the coding sequence ATGAATATTTCACAGGAAAAAATTGATAACCTGAATGCGATCTTAAAGATCAACCTTAACCCTGAAGATTACCAGCCACGTGTTGATAAAGCTATAAAGGATCAAGCTAAAAAAGCAAAGATCCCTGGATTCCGTCCTGGAATGGTTCCTCCCGCTCATATAAAAAGAATGTACGGAAAGAGTATTTTGGTTGATGAGATCAATAATTTACTATCAGATACACTGAATAACTACATAAATGAGCAGCAATTAGAGGTTTTGGGTCAGCCATTGCCACAAGTTGATCATAGCAAAGAATATAACTGGGATTTCGCCGATAACTTTGAATTTAACTACGAAGTTGGTTTGGCCCCTGCATTTGATATCGATTTTTCATCAAAAGATAAAATAACCAAATATATTATCAAAGTTGATGACGAAACGCTGGCATCGCGCATAACAAATATCCGCAAAAGCTATGGCAAAATGACAAATCCTGACTTATCGGCAGGTGATGATGTGCTTTATTCAGAATTAGTTCAACTTTCACCAGATGGTTCTGTTTTTGAGGATGGGATAAGCAATACTACATCGGTTAGGTTAGACCAAATACAGGATGCCGGCATAAAGGCAGAACTGATAGGTTTACAAAAAGGAGCCGAAGTAGTGTTTGATATTCAGAAAGCATTTAATAACGATGCAGCTAAAGTTGCAGGTTTATTAAAGATAGAAGAAGATGCAGCCGCTGATCTGAAATCAAAATTCCGCCTTACAGTTAAGAACATTAACCGTTTAGAGGAAAGTGATTTAAATCAGGAGTTCTTTGATAAATTATTTGGTGAAGGTGTAGTAACTACTGAAGAGGAGTTTAAAGCTAAGATAACTGAAGAGCTTGAAACTATGATGCAGCAGGATGCTGAGCGTAAATTACAGGACGAGATATATCATTATGCGTTAGATAAAGTTGACTTTAATTTGCCTGACGATTTTCTGAAACGCTGGTTAAAAGCCACCAATGAGCAATTGAGCGATGATGAATTACAAGGTGGTTATAGTGATTTTGCAAAAAACCTTAAATGGACATTGATCGAGAACAAGATCATTAAGGATCAAAACATCGACATAAAATATGACGAAGTATTTGCCCTTGCAAAACAACGCCTGGCTCAGCAGTTCCAGATGTACAGTCCGCAGCCAATTGCCGAAGAGCAATTAGCCCAGTACACAGTACAGTACTTACAGACAAAAGAAAATGCCAACAAGATATTTGAAGAATTAAAAGCGCTTAAGGTATTTGATTACATTAAAAGCGTTGTTACTTTAAATGATAAGGATATTCTGTTTACTGATTTCAGCAAATTAGTAGCAGAGCATAAGCATTAA
- the clpP gene encoding ATP-dependent Clp endopeptidase proteolytic subunit ClpP has product MDSIDKNEFRKYAVKHHRINSLYVDKYITGVAQSASLPTSMTPYIIEERQLNVAQMDVFSRLMMDRIIFLGDAIYENIANIIQAQLLFLQSADSKRDIQIYINSPGGSVYAGLGIYDTMQFISNDVATICTGMAASMAAVLLCAGTNGKRAALPHARVMIHQPSGGAQGQQSDIEITYHEITKLKKELYQIIADHSGAPFEKVWDASDRDHWMIAEEAKEFGMVDEILRGNHTKAK; this is encoded by the coding sequence ATGGACAGTATCGATAAAAACGAATTCAGAAAATACGCTGTTAAACATCACCGTATTAACAGCCTTTACGTAGATAAATATATTACAGGAGTTGCCCAATCAGCATCACTTCCAACCTCAATGACACCCTATATCATAGAGGAACGCCAGTTAAATGTAGCTCAGATGGACGTGTTCTCGCGTTTAATGATGGATCGTATTATTTTTCTTGGCGATGCGATTTATGAAAATATCGCAAACATAATTCAGGCTCAATTGCTGTTCTTACAATCGGCAGATAGCAAACGTGACATCCAGATCTATATTAACTCTCCGGGTGGCTCTGTTTATGCTGGTTTAGGTATTTATGATACTATGCAATTTATATCAAATGATGTAGCTACAATTTGTACAGGTATGGCAGCTTCAATGGCGGCAGTATTATTATGTGCAGGTACCAATGGTAAAAGAGCTGCATTGCCACATGCCAGGGTAATGATTCACCAGCCATCAGGCGGTGCGCAGGGCCAGCAATCTGATATAGAGATTACCTATCATGAAATTACCAAATTGAAAAAAGAATTGTACCAGATCATAGCTGACCATAGCGGCGCGCCATTTGAGAAAGTATGGGATGCATCGGATCGTGACCATTGGATGATTGCTGAAGAAGCAAAAGAGTTTGGTATGGTTGATGAAATTTTGCGTGGTAATCACACAAAAGCTAAATAA
- the clpX gene encoding ATP-dependent Clp protease ATP-binding subunit ClpX has translation MNKNSKEIRCSFCGAGKQDSLMLIAGLDAHICDKCVNQANEILAEELKVRKVKASPSTPGILKPAEIKGHLDQYVIGQDDAKKILSVAVYNHYKRLNQRIDKDEVEIEKSNIIMVGETGTGKTLLAKTLAKILNVPFCICDATVLTEAGYVGEDVESILTRLLQSADYDVTTAERGIVYIDEVDKIARKSDNASITRDVSGEGVQQALLKILEGTMVNVPPQGGRKHPDQKMITVNTSNILFICGGAFDGIERKIANRLRTQTVGYKMKRDDGEVDLKNLYKYITPQDLKSFGLIPELIGRLPVLTYLNPLDREALHNILTEPKNSLLKQYKKLFEYEGVKLDFDTEVLDFIVDKAMEFKLGARGLRSICEAIMIDAMFEFPSKKDVKQLTVTLDYAHEKFEKSDLKKLKVA, from the coding sequence ATGAATAAAAACAGCAAGGAGATCAGGTGTTCATTTTGCGGCGCCGGTAAACAGGACTCCCTGATGCTAATAGCCGGTCTTGATGCGCATATTTGTGATAAATGTGTTAACCAGGCCAATGAAATATTAGCTGAAGAGCTGAAAGTGCGTAAGGTAAAAGCCTCTCCTTCAACACCGGGTATATTAAAGCCTGCCGAAATAAAAGGTCACCTTGATCAGTATGTTATTGGTCAGGATGATGCTAAAAAGATATTATCGGTAGCAGTATATAACCACTACAAACGCTTAAACCAGCGTATTGACAAGGATGAGGTAGAGATAGAAAAATCAAACATTATAATGGTAGGTGAAACAGGCACAGGTAAAACCCTGCTTGCCAAAACACTTGCTAAAATATTAAATGTACCTTTCTGTATCTGCGATGCCACCGTATTAACCGAAGCCGGTTATGTAGGTGAGGACGTAGAAAGCATATTAACACGTTTGCTGCAATCAGCCGATTATGATGTAACCACTGCCGAAAGAGGTATAGTTTATATTGATGAGGTTGATAAGATAGCACGTAAGAGCGATAATGCCTCTATCACACGTGATGTAAGTGGCGAAGGTGTGCAACAGGCTTTGTTGAAAATATTAGAAGGTACAATGGTTAACGTACCACCACAGGGTGGCCGTAAGCATCCGGATCAGAAAATGATCACGGTTAATACCAGCAACATATTATTTATATGCGGTGGTGCCTTTGATGGCATTGAGCGTAAAATAGCAAACCGCCTGCGTACACAAACCGTTGGTTACAAAATGAAACGTGATGATGGCGAGGTTGACCTTAAAAATCTTTACAAATACATCACGCCTCAGGATCTGAAATCATTCGGTTTGATACCTGAGCTGATTGGTCGTTTACCGGTATTAACTTACCTTAATCCGCTGGATAGGGAAGCGTTGCACAACATATTAACCGAGCCCAAAAACTCCTTACTTAAACAATACAAAAAATTGTTTGAATATGAAGGTGTAAAGCTTGACTTTGATACCGAAGTGTTGGATTTTATTGTTGATAAAGCAATGGAGTTTAAGTTAGGTGCACGTGGTTTACGCTCAATATGCGAAGCGATAATGATTGACGCGATGTTTGAGTTCCCATCTAAAAAGGATGTGAAACAACTAACCGTAACGTTGGATTATGCGCATGAGAAATTCGAAAAATCAGACTTGAAGAAGTTGAAAGTAGCTTAA